A window of the Candidatus Nitrosotalea okcheonensis genome harbors these coding sequences:
- the argH gene encoding argininosuccinate lyase gives MYRSRLEGKLDENTLEFLSSISDDFQIALYDILGSQAHTLMLFNNKIITKPEAGKILDALEKLKEEDFSAESEAEDIHELIESLVIKKAGKEAGGKMHTARSRNDQVTLDMRMKIRNDVNIVCFCLNETISTLIQLAEKHQNTIVPLYTHLQQAQVGLFSHFLLAYADALFRDLDRFYVTYGRINESPLGAGPVGGTSIPIDRQFTAKMLGFKGLVENSIDATSSRDFVAEYVSNSSIMMTNLSRMAEDFIIWSTSEFSFLELSDKFTSTSSVMPQKKNPDILELIRGKTAQVIGYQMAILSNLKGLPSGYNRDLQQIKVSIWPTSKIIISSLIVINSLLKTMTVNEKKLRQAIDGGFSISLDIAEHLVRKGIPFRVSHKIVGHLVQMADKSKKSLTELSISEIKKTIPSNEIDSKDLYKIIQSTTPESSLETRQSQGSSGKHEQQRMIADRKRKIQAYVMGTRKRTNEVREAIESLENAVNTLIKNKT, from the coding sequence ATGTACAGATCTAGATTAGAAGGAAAACTAGATGAAAACACATTAGAATTTCTTTCATCAATTTCAGATGACTTTCAAATTGCATTGTACGATATACTTGGAAGTCAGGCTCACACATTGATGCTTTTTAACAATAAAATAATAACAAAACCAGAAGCAGGAAAGATTCTTGATGCCTTGGAGAAACTAAAAGAAGAAGACTTTTCTGCAGAGTCAGAGGCCGAAGACATTCATGAACTAATCGAGTCTCTAGTGATAAAAAAAGCAGGAAAAGAAGCTGGTGGAAAGATGCATACTGCGCGCTCAAGAAATGATCAGGTAACACTTGACATGCGTATGAAGATACGAAATGATGTCAATATTGTCTGTTTTTGCTTAAACGAAACTATATCTACACTGATACAACTAGCAGAAAAGCACCAAAATACGATTGTGCCTCTGTATACTCATCTTCAACAGGCTCAGGTTGGGTTGTTCTCTCACTTTCTTTTGGCATATGCTGATGCTCTATTTCGGGATCTTGACAGGTTCTATGTTACATATGGTAGAATCAATGAATCCCCTCTTGGCGCAGGTCCTGTTGGGGGTACCAGTATCCCAATTGATCGACAATTTACTGCAAAAATGCTTGGATTCAAGGGGCTGGTTGAGAATTCAATTGATGCAACTTCATCAAGAGACTTTGTTGCAGAATATGTGAGCAACTCTTCCATCATGATGACAAATCTGAGTAGGATGGCAGAAGATTTTATCATATGGTCTACCTCAGAATTTTCTTTTCTTGAACTATCAGACAAGTTTACTTCTACGTCAAGTGTCATGCCACAAAAGAAAAATCCTGATATACTTGAGCTCATCCGTGGAAAAACTGCACAAGTGATAGGATATCAGATGGCAATATTGTCAAATCTAAAGGGCCTCCCATCTGGATATAACAGGGATCTTCAACAAATCAAGGTCTCAATTTGGCCAACTTCCAAGATAATAATATCATCATTGATTGTCATCAATTCTCTTCTTAAAACCATGACTGTAAATGAGAAAAAACTACGACAAGCAATTGATGGTGGGTTCTCAATCTCTCTTGATATTGCAGAACATTTGGTACGAAAAGGTATACCATTTAGAGTATCACACAAAATAGTTGGACATCTTGTACAAATGGCAGATAAATCAAAAAAATCCCTAACTGAATTATCCATATCTGAAATAAAAAAAACAATTCCATCTAATGAAATTGATTCAAAGGATCTCTACAAAATTATCCAGTCCACAACTCCCGAATCATCACTTGAAACTAGACAGTCCCAAGGATCTTCTGGTAAACATGAACAGCAAAGAATGATTGCTGATAGAAAAAGAAAGATCCAGGCATATGTAATGGGTACACGCAAGAGAACAAATGAAGTGAGAGAAGCAATTGAGAGTCTGGAAAATGCTGTAAACACTCTGATAAAAAACAAAACCTAA
- a CDS encoding metal-sulfur cluster assembly factor: MSQASQDLRRQIFDELTKVVDPEINVSIMELELVDNIDIAGSEVKIDLHLTSPFCPAIFGFKIAQDVHDNLLKIDGINDVKVNVSNHFMAEAINNQVNTSKNPKKP; the protein is encoded by the coding sequence ATGTCACAGGCATCTCAAGACCTGAGAAGACAAATTTTTGATGAACTAACAAAAGTGGTTGATCCAGAAATAAATGTCTCAATAATGGAACTTGAGCTAGTCGATAATATCGATATAGCAGGATCAGAAGTTAAAATTGATCTGCATTTGACTAGTCCATTTTGTCCAGCAATATTCGGATTCAAGATTGCACAGGATGTACATGACAACTTGCTCAAGATAGATGGAATTAACGATGTAAAAGTAAATGTTTCAAATCATTTCATGGCAGAAGCCATAAACAATCAGGTAAACACTAGCAAGAATCCCAAAAAGCCTTAG
- a CDS encoding succinate dehydrogenase/fumarate reductase iron-sulfur subunit: protein MAVVTAPKPPEESNAKTTNQPNTITLRISRSNPSEGQESAFSEFQIPVQKWTTVLEAILYVKQNFDHSIAVRYSCRQASCGSCGMKINGKPALACYTKISELSSNVITVEPMNNFPIIRDLAVDFKQLITNHKKMKPFIIREDSEVTSESKEFIQTPQDLEKFLQFSYCIKCGLCNSACPTMATDTSFIGPQGLAQAYRYVADNRDKGKDDRLKIIDDSHGIWRCHFAGSCSHVCPKGVDPAMAIQLLRGYLLGFRK from the coding sequence ATGGCAGTTGTAACGGCACCAAAACCGCCTGAAGAATCAAATGCAAAAACTACTAACCAGCCAAATACCATAACTCTTAGAATATCTAGGTCTAATCCTTCAGAAGGACAAGAGTCAGCATTCTCAGAATTTCAGATTCCAGTTCAGAAATGGACTACGGTTTTGGAAGCAATATTGTATGTAAAACAAAATTTTGACCACTCTATAGCAGTGAGATATTCCTGTAGGCAAGCATCATGTGGTTCTTGTGGAATGAAAATAAATGGAAAGCCAGCGTTGGCATGCTACACAAAGATTTCAGAATTAAGCTCAAATGTTATAACAGTTGAACCAATGAACAACTTTCCAATAATCCGGGATCTTGCAGTCGATTTTAAACAACTAATCACAAACCACAAAAAAATGAAACCCTTTATCATCAGAGAAGACTCTGAAGTAACATCAGAATCAAAGGAATTCATACAAACACCGCAGGATCTTGAAAAGTTTCTCCAGTTCTCTTACTGTATTAAATGTGGTCTGTGTAACTCTGCATGTCCAACCATGGCTACAGATACGTCATTTATAGGCCCTCAGGGGCTTGCACAAGCTTATAGATATGTGGCAGATAATAGGGATAAAGGAAAAGATGACCGATTAAAAATCATTGATGATTCTCATGGTATATGGAGATGTCACTTTGCTGGATCCTGTAGTCATGTATGTCCAAAAGGTGTAGACCCTGCAATGGCAATACAATTGCTCAGGGGATATCTTTTGGGGTTTAGAAAATAA
- a CDS encoding succinate dehydrogenase yields the protein MRESIIMKIHYGTALGAVALVAVHILMRMSQKFSDSLQYQNVIANYHFLPYALMLEAVLILLSVHGFNGLRVILLELKQGSTYEKMINYGSLAAMAALIAYGSRTILMAGMGVS from the coding sequence ATGCGAGAAAGCATTATCATGAAAATACATTATGGTACAGCATTAGGAGCTGTGGCACTTGTTGCTGTACACATATTGATGAGAATGTCACAGAAATTTTCTGATTCACTACAATATCAAAACGTGATTGCAAACTATCATTTTCTTCCATATGCATTGATGCTAGAAGCTGTACTAATTCTGCTTTCAGTGCATGGCTTCAACGGCCTTCGAGTAATCCTCTTGGAATTAAAACAAGGTTCAACATATGAAAAAATGATTAACTATGGATCTCTTGCAGCTATGGCGGCATTGATTGCATATGGCTCAAGAACTATATTGATGGCGGGAATGGGGGTTTCTTAG
- a CDS encoding succinate dehydrogenase, with translation MANPTRYGIERVAYWLQRLTGLGLLAYLIGHIYETSTIVNGKIAWDKMLEFTQTPQGHIFLTLVIGMCVFHTANGIRVMLGHGGIGVGKPGQPEYPYKAASLNYKQRLCIWVSIALAALAMMYGASVLFGD, from the coding sequence ATGGCAAACCCGACCAGATATGGAATAGAACGTGTTGCATACTGGTTACAGAGGCTTACCGGACTTGGATTACTTGCATATTTGATAGGTCATATTTATGAAACTAGCACAATTGTTAACGGGAAAATAGCTTGGGACAAGATGCTAGAATTCACACAAACTCCACAAGGACACATCTTTCTTACACTGGTAATTGGCATGTGTGTGTTTCACACTGCAAATGGAATTAGAGTCATGCTAGGCCATGGAGGTATAGGGGTTGGCAAACCTGGACAACCAGAATATCCATACAAGGCAGCATCACTTAACTATAAACAACGACTTTGTATCTGGGTTTCAATTGCTCTTGCAGCTCTAGCCATGATGTATGGTGCATCAGTACTATTTGGTGATTAA
- a CDS encoding succinate dehydrogenase/fumarate reductase flavoprotein subunit: MVNSIELDLLIVGSGLAGLRAAIQASKVSSKIKIGVISKLQVMRSHSVSAEGGTAAVLYPEEGDSLESHVYDTVKGSDFLGDQDVIERLVSEMPSEIYQLEHWGMPWSRREDGKIGQRPFGGYSFSRATYAQDKVGFYEMQTLYDTCQKFDNIEFYNEWFVTSIIHDGQRFCGITAIELSNGNFYTFKAKALIIATGGAGRVYSFSTYSLASTPDGLDMAYRAGMALKDMEFVQFHPTGILPSGILITEAARGEGGYLINKDGERFMKKYAPNKLELASRDVVSRAMMTEINEGRGFKNETGVECLKLDLTHLGKEVIIGKLPAIREISLKFSGIDPVTEPIDVRPVCHYMMGGIHTNIDGATEIQGIWAAGEVACNSVHGANRLGANSTSECIVWGKITGELAAKYVLEGKPQPPFPMHLIATEEKRIYDGIFRGSGSVNPYEVRQELTDIMNSKAYVFRTESNLIEGLKQVRQLQQKTWKHVDDKAKEYNTNFTNVMELDSMFRVAEVILMGAIARKESRGAHARVDYPDRDDKNFLHHTLVYYDTKEPVLKTHPVTITKYKPVERKY; the protein is encoded by the coding sequence ATGGTCAACAGCATAGAACTTGATCTCTTGATAGTAGGTTCTGGCCTTGCTGGTCTCAGAGCAGCAATTCAAGCATCAAAGGTAAGTTCAAAGATCAAGATTGGAGTTATTTCAAAACTTCAAGTCATGCGTTCACACTCTGTATCTGCTGAAGGCGGAACAGCGGCTGTTTTATATCCTGAAGAAGGAGATTCTCTTGAATCCCATGTATATGATACTGTAAAAGGAAGCGACTTTCTTGGAGATCAAGACGTCATTGAAAGACTAGTTTCAGAAATGCCGTCTGAAATATATCAACTTGAACATTGGGGGATGCCCTGGTCTAGAAGGGAAGATGGAAAAATTGGTCAGAGACCATTTGGAGGTTATAGCTTTAGCCGTGCAACATATGCTCAAGATAAAGTTGGATTCTACGAGATGCAGACCTTGTATGATACTTGTCAGAAATTTGATAACATAGAATTCTACAATGAATGGTTTGTTACATCTATAATTCACGATGGTCAACGCTTCTGCGGCATTACAGCAATCGAACTATCAAATGGTAATTTTTATACATTCAAGGCAAAAGCATTGATTATTGCAACTGGTGGAGCAGGACGAGTCTATAGTTTTTCAACTTATTCATTAGCTTCAACTCCTGATGGGTTAGACATGGCATATCGTGCTGGAATGGCATTAAAAGATATGGAATTTGTCCAATTTCATCCCACTGGAATATTACCATCTGGAATTTTGATTACAGAAGCTGCTAGAGGTGAAGGCGGTTATCTAATAAACAAAGATGGGGAGAGATTTATGAAAAAATATGCTCCCAACAAGCTTGAGCTTGCTTCAAGAGATGTGGTTTCACGTGCTATGATGACAGAAATTAATGAGGGTCGGGGTTTCAAAAATGAAACAGGTGTGGAATGCCTAAAACTAGATTTGACACACCTTGGTAAGGAAGTAATTATCGGAAAACTTCCTGCAATAAGAGAAATTTCCTTAAAATTTTCTGGTATAGATCCAGTAACTGAACCAATCGATGTCAGACCGGTATGTCATTACATGATGGGAGGAATTCATACAAACATAGATGGTGCAACGGAAATACAAGGAATATGGGCAGCTGGTGAAGTTGCATGCAATAGTGTTCATGGTGCAAATAGACTAGGGGCAAACTCCACGTCCGAGTGTATTGTATGGGGAAAGATCACAGGTGAACTAGCTGCAAAATATGTTCTTGAGGGGAAGCCTCAACCACCTTTTCCAATGCACTTGATTGCTACTGAAGAAAAAAGAATCTACGATGGAATTTTCCGAGGAAGTGGAAGTGTAAACCCATACGAAGTACGCCAGGAATTGACTGATATTATGAATTCAAAAGCTTATGTCTTCAGGACTGAAAGCAATCTAATTGAGGGATTGAAACAAGTGCGACAACTACAACAAAAAACTTGGAAACATGTTGATGATAAAGCTAAAGAGTATAACACAAACTTCACAAATGTTATGGAGCTTGATTCTATGTTTCGTGTTGCCGAAGTTATTCTAATGGGTGCAATTGCAAGAAAGGAATCAAGAGGTGCACATGCGAGAGTTGACTATCCTGATAGGGACGATAAGAACTTTCTACATCATACTCTTGTGTATTATGATACTAAGGAACCAGTTCTAAAGACACATCCTGTAACTATTACTAAATACAAGCCAGTGGAGAGGAAATACTAG
- a CDS encoding isocitrate lyase/PEP mutase family protein has product MTNIRKLLLDKSKPLVFPGVYDAITARVAQKAGFEAMFQTGYGTSAALLGMPDYGFIGSTETIENARRICKSVSVPVIVDADTGYGNPLSVWKLVNELESVGASGIFLEDQKWPKRCGHMSGKEVIPKEEYAEKLRAAIDARKSKDFIIVARTDARATEGLDAAIDRGLFYKEIGADVIFVEAPKSIEEMKKIGRSIKAPLVANMIEGGATPVLPSKELHIMGFNLILYPLSVLYANTFATLKILRELKKTGTTLKLKETLVNFDEFNNIVDLSKFKKMESKYSTK; this is encoded by the coding sequence TTGACAAATATTAGAAAATTATTACTAGATAAATCAAAACCACTTGTCTTTCCCGGGGTTTATGATGCCATAACTGCAAGAGTAGCCCAAAAAGCGGGCTTTGAAGCAATGTTTCAGACAGGATATGGAACATCTGCAGCACTTCTAGGTATGCCAGATTATGGTTTCATAGGATCCACCGAAACAATTGAAAATGCAAGAAGAATATGCAAGTCAGTATCTGTTCCGGTCATAGTAGATGCGGACACAGGGTATGGCAATCCGTTAAGCGTATGGAAACTTGTAAACGAGCTGGAATCGGTTGGGGCATCAGGCATATTTCTTGAAGATCAGAAATGGCCAAAAAGATGTGGACATATGTCAGGCAAGGAAGTAATTCCAAAAGAAGAGTATGCCGAAAAACTTCGTGCAGCTATTGATGCTAGAAAGAGTAAAGATTTCATAATTGTTGCCAGGACCGATGCGCGAGCCACTGAAGGTCTTGATGCTGCAATAGACAGAGGCCTGTTTTACAAAGAGATTGGTGCCGATGTAATTTTTGTTGAAGCGCCAAAATCAATTGAAGAAATGAAAAAAATAGGCAGATCAATCAAGGCTCCCCTGGTTGCAAACATGATAGAAGGAGGAGCAACACCTGTTCTACCATCCAAGGAATTACACATTATGGGGTTCAATCTTATTTTGTATCCATTATCTGTGCTATATGCAAATACATTTGCAACATTGAAGATCTTAAGAGAATTGAAAAAAACCGGAACTACACTAAAGTTGAAAGAAACTCTTGTAAATTTTGATGAATTTAATAATATTGTAGACCTTTCCAAATTCAAAAAAATGGAAAGTAAATATTCAACAAAATAA
- a CDS encoding AlbA family DNA/RNA-binding protein, giving the protein MSESRDIIYIGKKPLMSYVTSALIQLANQPKISIKARGLSIGHAVDVAQIIARKTENAGYAVGNIKIGSEQMQSQDGRSRNVSTIEIEVKRTHS; this is encoded by the coding sequence ATGTCCGAATCTAGAGACATTATCTACATTGGAAAAAAGCCACTTATGTCGTATGTTACTTCTGCGCTCATACAGTTGGCAAACCAACCAAAAATATCAATCAAGGCAAGAGGACTTAGTATCGGCCATGCAGTGGATGTTGCTCAAATCATTGCACGAAAAACGGAAAATGCCGGCTATGCCGTAGGAAACATCAAGATAGGTTCAGAACAAATGCAATCACAAGATGGACGCTCTAGGAATGTTTCTACTATAGAAATAGAAGTAAAGAGAACGCACTCTTAA
- a CDS encoding FAD-binding oxidoreductase, with protein sequence MVVDSKAIISYIQIQKEDLAVFRFIPKEGGDVPQYKAGQFLTLGAHVPAENKIIRRAYSIASNPENRKYIELYIRWVRKPLPGRLTTVLFSAKEGDEIIWLKPTGPFTIEEKKPDGEPDNRRIVCLGGGTGLAPFLSYAKHLHAVGSKREIVVYHGASYVDELGYRDELTKLEEESLDKGRDKWNFRYRATISRPDEWFNRTWNGHKGRVESFLQSKDGEMSPLEKMVGEKITKDNTVFFICGWQGTIDGCLDVLTPKGFVTERSKRADKSFEIKYESYG encoded by the coding sequence GTGGTCGTAGACAGTAAAGCGATAATCTCATACATACAAATTCAGAAAGAAGATTTAGCGGTTTTTAGATTCATACCAAAAGAAGGTGGCGATGTACCACAGTACAAGGCTGGACAGTTTCTCACACTTGGAGCACATGTACCTGCAGAGAACAAGATAATTAGAAGAGCATATTCAATTGCATCAAATCCAGAGAACAGAAAATATATTGAATTATACATCAGATGGGTAAGAAAGCCACTTCCAGGACGTCTTACTACAGTATTATTTAGTGCAAAAGAAGGAGACGAGATAATTTGGTTAAAACCTACCGGCCCATTTACCATTGAAGAAAAGAAACCAGATGGTGAACCAGATAATAGAAGAATAGTTTGTCTTGGCGGCGGTACAGGTCTTGCACCATTTCTTAGTTATGCAAAACATCTTCACGCAGTAGGAAGTAAGAGAGAAATTGTAGTATATCATGGTGCTAGCTATGTTGACGAATTAGGTTACAGAGATGAATTAACCAAACTAGAAGAGGAAAGTCTTGACAAAGGAAGAGACAAGTGGAATTTCAGATACAGAGCTACTATAAGTAGACCAGATGAATGGTTTAACAGAACTTGGAATGGTCACAAAGGCAGAGTAGAAAGTTTCCTACAGTCAAAAGATGGAGAAATGTCCCCACTTGAAAAAATGGTTGGTGAGAAAATTACAAAGGATAATACAGTATTTTTCATTTGTGGTTGGCAAGGAACTATAGATGGTTGCCTAGACGTTTTGACACCAAAAGGTTTTGTCACAGAAAGAAGCAAGAGAGCAGACAAGAGTTTTGAAATAAAATACGAATCGTACGGCTAG
- a CDS encoding branched-chain amino acid transaminase has product MKPFVPKFVWFDGKIVKDEDAKVPVMTHAIHYGTSVFEGLRGYWDSKNLNIFRLQDHIKRFRNSGKVYSISLRFTDKEIANAIIQICKKNNVKESCYIRPFYFVGKHGINLHVTEKTPTHAVIVMFPFGELFNKNGIKIGTSSWRRIHDISTPPLAKMGGNYLNSILATQESKRNGYDEAILLDHLGNISEAPGENIFVVRDGKLLTPPPSSSALEGITKDSVVKIAEDLGYQIIEREIPRTEIYFADEVFLTGTAAEITPVISVDNKMIGDGKVGKITRDIKKIYSDITMGKNKKYSKWITSVY; this is encoded by the coding sequence ATGAAGCCTTTTGTTCCAAAATTTGTTTGGTTTGATGGCAAGATAGTAAAAGATGAGGATGCAAAGGTTCCAGTCATGACTCATGCCATACATTATGGAACATCGGTTTTTGAAGGACTGCGAGGATATTGGGATTCCAAAAACTTGAATATTTTCAGATTGCAAGATCATATCAAGAGATTTAGAAATTCAGGCAAGGTGTATTCAATTTCTCTTAGATTTACAGACAAAGAAATTGCCAATGCAATAATTCAGATTTGTAAAAAAAATAATGTTAAAGAATCATGCTACATAAGGCCGTTTTATTTTGTAGGCAAACATGGAATCAATCTCCATGTAACTGAAAAAACTCCTACACATGCAGTAATAGTTATGTTCCCTTTCGGAGAACTGTTTAACAAGAACGGGATAAAGATAGGTACGTCTTCATGGAGACGAATTCATGACATCTCTACACCACCGCTTGCAAAGATGGGTGGAAATTATCTTAATTCCATACTAGCAACACAAGAGTCAAAAAGAAATGGCTATGATGAAGCCATTTTGTTAGACCATCTAGGAAACATAAGTGAAGCCCCTGGTGAAAATATCTTTGTCGTCAGAGATGGAAAGTTGTTAACTCCCCCACCCAGCTCATCAGCATTAGAAGGAATAACAAAAGATTCGGTAGTCAAGATAGCAGAAGATCTTGGCTATCAAATAATAGAGCGCGAGATTCCCAGGACAGAGATTTACTTTGCTGACGAAGTATTTCTGACAGGAACTGCAGCAGAAATAACTCCAGTTATTTCTGTAGATAACAAGATGATAGGAGACGGCAAGGTAGGAAAAATTACAAGAGACATTAAAAAGATCTATTCAGATATCACCATGGGTAAAAACAAGAAATACTCAAAATGGATAACATCGGTGTACTAG
- a CDS encoding Gfo/Idh/MocA family protein: MKIVQIGTGGFGKNHVRILSQIGVLSAICDTDASRAKEISEKYSVNHYSSLDSLMDSEKFDAAFVCTPTSTHFDLTKKLLEQKKNVFVEKPMTYFSNEGEDLLKLANKNKVILTSGYIERFNPAVSLVKEYVKTKKYGELIMLEFHRENRMPNHIKDVGIIYDTSVHDIDTAMWLFDDVPEVVFARSGKIRHEHEDFATIMLGFKDNRVAIISSNWITPIRVRKFNAVCGDAIISSDFITQEVKIETSSGAEIPRKEMEEPLLLEIKNFISAIDGKESIRVRAEDAVNTTKIAEAALLSSQKGTPIYLNLK; the protein is encoded by the coding sequence ATGAAGATAGTTCAGATAGGTACGGGCGGTTTTGGAAAAAATCATGTAAGAATTCTTTCCCAGATTGGAGTTCTTTCAGCTATATGCGACACGGATGCCTCGAGGGCAAAAGAGATTAGTGAAAAATATTCTGTGAATCATTATTCGTCTCTAGATTCACTTATGGATTCAGAAAAATTTGATGCGGCATTTGTGTGTACACCCACTTCGACTCACTTTGATTTAACAAAAAAACTCTTAGAACAAAAGAAAAATGTTTTTGTAGAAAAACCAATGACTTATTTCTCAAATGAGGGAGAAGATCTTCTCAAATTAGCCAATAAAAACAAGGTGATTCTCACAAGTGGATACATAGAACGGTTCAATCCTGCCGTTTCACTTGTCAAGGAATATGTCAAAACCAAAAAGTATGGAGAATTGATCATGCTCGAGTTTCACAGAGAAAATAGAATGCCAAACCACATAAAAGATGTAGGAATTATCTATGACACGTCAGTACATGACATTGATACTGCCATGTGGTTATTTGACGATGTGCCAGAAGTAGTATTTGCAAGGTCTGGAAAAATAAGACATGAACATGAAGATTTTGCAACAATAATGCTGGGTTTCAAAGATAACAGGGTTGCAATCATATCATCAAATTGGATCACTCCAATTCGTGTAAGAAAATTTAATGCAGTATGTGGTGATGCCATAATTTCTTCTGATTTTATCACACAAGAGGTAAAGATCGAAACTAGTTCAGGAGCAGAGATACCAAGAAAGGAAATGGAAGAGCCTTTACTTTTAGAGATAAAAAATTTCATATCTGCAATAGATGGAAAAGAAAGCATCAGAGTAAGAGCAGAGGATGCAGTAAACACCACCAAGATTGCAGAAGCGGCACTTTTATCTAGCCAGAAAGGAACCCCAATCTATCTGAATTTAAAATGA
- a CDS encoding Trm112 family protein, translating into MNRKLMEILACPIDKHFPLELVELASKEEIISEGIIFCSKCSRYYPIIEEIPIMLPDELRDKNQDIEFLNKHRNILPDKIIVKGIPWHL; encoded by the coding sequence ATGAACCGAAAACTAATGGAAATTCTTGCATGTCCAATAGACAAACATTTTCCACTAGAGTTAGTAGAATTAGCTTCAAAAGAAGAAATTATTTCTGAGGGCATTATTTTTTGTTCAAAATGTTCCAGATATTATCCAATAATAGAAGAGATTCCAATAATGCTGCCAGATGAATTGAGAGACAAAAATCAAGATATTGAATTTTTGAACAAGCATAGAAATATTCTTCCTGACAAGATTATTGTAAAAGGCATCCCATGGCACTTGTGA
- a CDS encoding acyltransferase: MVTNFISEKAKLGKNVRIWHFAYVGDNTEIGDNVKIGSLAHVDYNVRIGENTMIEGLVYIPPLSRIGKNVFIGPAASLTNDPYPASKKMIGVTIEDGVVIGSRAVIKAGVRIGENSVVAMGAVVTKDVPPNCVVVGVPAKVKYSREEYDKKKIRWENS; the protein is encoded by the coding sequence ATGGTTACGAATTTCATTTCTGAAAAAGCCAAACTTGGAAAAAATGTGAGAATATGGCATTTTGCCTATGTAGGAGACAATACAGAGATTGGAGATAATGTCAAGATTGGTTCTCTTGCACATGTTGATTACAACGTGAGAATAGGAGAAAATACCATGATAGAGGGGCTCGTATACATACCACCACTTTCTAGAATTGGAAAAAATGTTTTCATAGGCCCTGCTGCGTCTTTGACTAATGATCCCTATCCAGCTAGTAAGAAAATGATAGGAGTTACCATAGAAGACGGAGTAGTCATAGGCTCCAGGGCAGTCATAAAGGCAGGAGTTAGAATTGGAGAGAATAGTGTTGTGGCAATGGGGGCCGTAGTCACAAAGGATGTTCCACCCAATTGTGTAGTAGTTGGGGTTCCAGCCAAAGTCAAGTATTCAAGAGAAGAATACGATAAGAAAAAGATAAGGTGGGAAAACAGTTAG